The Weissella confusa DNA window AACAGTCAGGCCACCAAATAACCACGAGGCCGCTTCACCCTTCTTATCTAGTGGTGCCATGTTCGTCAGATATACCGACGCTGTCGCGAAGAACACACCGTGCACCACAGCGGTCAATGCGCGGGTCACCAACAAAAGCCCATACGAAGGGGCTACCGCGGAAGCGACATTCAATACCGCAAACGCAAACATCAACCACGTAAACAAGCGACGACGAGCTACCCGACCAACAAAACTTGTTGCAATTGGCGCACCGACCGCTTGTGCAATTGCATACCCGGTCACAAGTAAGCCAATCATCCCTGTCGAGACATGCATATCCTTGGCAATATCTGTCAGCATTCCTACCGGCACAAATTCAGTGGTGCCAATCGCGAAGGTCGAAACAGCCAACGCAATCGCAATTTTATAATATTTAGTCATCTCAAAAACACCTCACGTAAAGCAACCACTTTACCGCATTTCAGATGATAACACCACCTCACCACAAAAAAAGATTGGCTTCTCAGCGAAGCCAATCTTCATACGTCATTGGTTTTACTTAATTCGACCGCCTATAATCGGCACGTTCTTCAAGCCATCCGTTCCAACCAAAGCTAGAACGAAGATAACTGCACTCACAGCGAAGTGAACCCAAGTTACACCGCTACCGAATGGCATAAGCGACAACCCAAGTACAATAACAAGAATCTTCCAGCCCCAGTAATTAAGGCCGATGTCGTTGAAACGTCGGACCATCAATGAAAGTGATGGTACTGCAATGGCAAGTACTGATACAAAGAACAATACGCCAACAGCAACGATACCTGTGTTATCAACACTTGCTGAAAGATGTACCAATAAGTTGTTGCTGAATAGTGCCAAAAGCAAAGCAATCATTCCAAGCCAAACGGCCTGCCACAACACATTCAAGAAATAATCCTTACGCGTTGTGCGACCCTTGAAGTCAAAGATGTGCTTCCAAAATCCTTGGAATGCTGCTGTCATAGTCGTCATTGTTAAACCCCTCCAACAATCTAAAAACGAATAGTTTTGATCATCAAGGTGGAAACTCCCTTATCTCCATCTGACACAGTTAGTATATTCCTTCACAATTTATCCTTCAAATAATAAGTCTTATATTTCAGACTTTTCATATTTTCATGCTAATCGTAAAGAAACCAACAAAAAAACGCGTTCGCAATCGAAATTGCAAACGCGTTTTTTGTTTTTGGATTCGTTTCCAATCCAGAAAGTGAAAATCGAAAGATTAACGCTTTGAGAATTGTGAAGCCTTACGGGCCTTCTTCAAACCTGGCTTCTTACGCTCCTTCATACGAGCGTCACGAGTCAACAATCCAGCCTTCTTCAAAGCTGCACGGAAGTCAGGATCCACTTGCAACAAAGCACGTGAGATACCGTGACGGATAGCACCAGATTGACCTGAGAAACCACCACCGTTTACGTTAACCAAAACATCGTAGTTTCCTAGAGTTTCAGTAACGTTGAATGGTTGTACCATAACCTCACGCAAGTTAGCGAAAGGAATGTATTGTTCAGCTGAACGACCGTTGATCGTGATTGCACCGTTACCAGGTACCAAACGTACGCGGGCAACAGAGTTCTTACGACGGCCAGTTCCGTAGTATTGTACTTGAGCCATAATTAACTATTCTCCTTTCGTTAAATTAAATAAGGTTAGTGATATCCAACACTTCAGGGTTTTGTGCTGCGTGTGTGTGCTCTGAACCAGCAAACACGTGCAACTTCAAACCTTGTTGGCGACCAAGAGTACCCTTTGGCAACATGCCGTGAACTGAAAGCTCGATCAAACGTTGTGGGTTCTTCTCTCGCAAGTCACCAGCTTGACGCTCCTTCAAACCACCTGGGTGGTTTGAGTGGTGGTAGTAAATCTTGTCCGTAGCCTTCTTACCCGTCAAAGCGACCTTTTCGGCGTTGATAACGATAACGTTATCACCAGTGTCGACGTTAGGCGTGAAAGTAGGCTTGTTCTTACCACGCAAGATTGATGCTACGACAGTTGACAAACGTCCCAATGCAATATCAGTTGCATCGATGACATACCACTTGCGATCGATCTCACCT harbors:
- the rpsI gene encoding 30S ribosomal protein S9, with the translated sequence MAQVQYYGTGRRKNSVARVRLVPGNGAITINGRSAEQYIPFANLREVMVQPFNVTETLGNYDVLVNVNGGGFSGQSGAIRHGISRALLQVDPDFRAALKKAGLLTRDARMKERKKPGLKKARKASQFSKR
- the rplM gene encoding 50S ribosomal protein L13: MRTTYMAKPGEIDRKWYVIDATDIALGRLSTVVASILRGKNKPTFTPNVDTGDNVIVINAEKVALTGKKATDKIYYHHSNHPGGLKERQAGDLREKNPQRLIELSVHGMLPKGTLGRQQGLKLHVFAGSEHTHAAQNPEVLDITNLI
- a CDS encoding DUF805 domain-containing protein, producing the protein MTTMTAAFQGFWKHIFDFKGRTTRKDYFLNVLWQAVWLGMIALLLALFSNNLLVHLSASVDNTGIVAVGVLFFVSVLAIAVPSLSLMVRRFNDIGLNYWGWKILVIVLGLSLMPFGSGVTWVHFAVSAVIFVLALVGTDGLKNVPIIGGRIK